The following coding sequences are from one Epilithonimonas vandammei window:
- a CDS encoding GxxExxY protein, translating into MITQSYLTDLTYKINGACIEVHKHLGSGLLESVYCEALKEEFALRNINFKSEFRINVIYKEKTLNCDFRCDFLIEDIIVLEIKSVKKFDEMHKAQLLNYMALLKIPKGILINFNVKNIFHEGQETFVNKYYEQLM; encoded by the coding sequence ATGATAACACAATCTTATTTGACAGATTTAACTTATAAAATAAACGGAGCTTGTATTGAAGTTCACAAACATTTAGGTTCTGGCTTATTAGAAAGTGTTTATTGTGAAGCTTTGAAAGAAGAATTTGCTTTAAGAAATATTAATTTTAAATCTGAATTTAGAATTAATGTTATTTATAAAGAAAAGACTCTAAATTGTGATTTCAGATGTGATTTTTTGATTGAAGATATAATTGTTTTGGAAATTAAGTCAGTCAAAAAGTTTGATGAAATGCATAAAGCTCAACTCTTAAATTATATGGCATTATTAAAAATTCCGAAAGGAATTCTTATTAATTTCAATGTGAAAAATATCTTTCACGAAGGACAAGAAACATTTGTCAATAAATATTACGAACAATTAATGTGA